In Pleurocapsa sp. PCC 7319, the following are encoded in one genomic region:
- a CDS encoding flippase, producing MLKTITQKIQPILISTEKSNHSLKNRLIKGAAGSFGLKIAGTGLAFVMSIIFARFLGTVGLGTYSYATTWANLLSIPATLGLDQLMVREIAIYRAKSRWDLISGLLRWSNLVVLASSITLTLVAIAVIWEMKGESNTSIVIAVALAMVTVPIISLRKLKLGTMQGLHRIVLGQMPDGLFAPIIVISLTSIVYSVFPKNFNVFWVLAIKIVAITITFFIGASWLLRSLPPEVMQVKPQYERKQWLIAALPFMFLGTTHLINSRIDIIMLGGIKGVETVGIYTIIVAITKLTIFINQAANNVLGPTIASLYSEGQLKQLERLIHKSVLSVFLLSLIIGITMMGVGKYLLLIFGSDFISGRTAMNILIVGQIFNAFTGPVGLVLTMTGHQNYTATSLGLTAVLNIILNALMIPKWGINGAAIATTTSLIVINIINVIFMQRTLNISLYSLRQKKT from the coding sequence ATGTTAAAAACAATTACCCAAAAAATTCAGCCAATATTGATATCGACTGAAAAAAGTAATCACAGTCTCAAAAATAGATTGATTAAAGGTGCAGCCGGATCTTTTGGACTTAAGATTGCTGGTACTGGTCTTGCTTTTGTTATGAGTATTATATTTGCACGTTTTTTGGGAACAGTCGGTCTTGGAACTTACTCCTATGCTACTACTTGGGCAAATCTATTAAGTATTCCTGCAACTTTGGGTCTCGATCAACTTATGGTTAGGGAAATAGCTATCTATCGCGCCAAATCTCGATGGGATTTAATATCAGGTTTATTGCGTTGGTCTAATTTAGTAGTTTTAGCTTCTTCTATAACCTTAACTCTAGTTGCCATAGCTGTGATTTGGGAGATGAAAGGAGAGTCAAATACCAGCATAGTTATAGCAGTGGCACTGGCTATGGTAACTGTTCCTATTATCTCCCTAAGAAAACTTAAATTGGGAACGATGCAGGGGCTTCATCGAATCGTCTTAGGACAGATGCCTGATGGGCTGTTTGCGCCAATTATAGTTATTTCTTTAACTAGTATTGTTTATTCAGTCTTTCCGAAGAATTTTAATGTGTTTTGGGTGTTGGCAATCAAAATTGTAGCCATCACAATTACCTTTTTTATTGGAGCTTCATGGCTCTTAAGATCGCTTCCTCCAGAAGTAATGCAAGTTAAACCTCAGTACGAAAGGAAACAATGGTTAATTGCGGCATTACCCTTTATGTTTTTGGGGACAACACATCTCATAAACTCACGGATAGACATCATTATGTTAGGTGGAATCAAAGGTGTTGAAACAGTAGGTATTTATACCATAATCGTAGCCATTACCAAACTAACTATTTTTATTAATCAAGCGGCTAATAATGTTCTAGGCCCCACAATCGCCTCTCTTTATTCAGAGGGTCAACTCAAACAGCTAGAGCGGCTCATTCATAAGAGCGTACTATCTGTATTTTTATTATCCTTGATAATTGGCATAACCATGATGGGAGTAGGAAAATACTTGCTGCTGATCTTCGGTTCAGATTTTATTTCTGGACGCACTGCGATGAACATCCTAATTGTAGGCCAAATTTTCAATGCTTTTACGGGACCAGTTGGTTTAGTACTTACTATGACAGGACATCAAAACTATACAGCTACCAGTCTAGGGTTAACTGCGGTTTTAAACATTATACTCAACGCTTTAATGATTCCTAAATGGGGCATTAATGGCGCAGCAATAGCAACCACAACAAGTCTAATTGTGATTAATATTATCAATGTTATTTTCATGCAGAGAACACTAAACATTTCACTATATTCCCTAAGGCAGAAAAAAACATAA